In Xyrauchen texanus isolate HMW12.3.18 chromosome 32, RBS_HiC_50CHRs, whole genome shotgun sequence, the following proteins share a genomic window:
- the LOC127625920 gene encoding GTPase IMAP family member 9-like yields the protein MDQEIRVVVVGSQFSEKAAVINSIFGDEVELDRFFLKSVRREGDVNGRKITLINTTCWWKEYSTKDLPEVVKQELVCSVFLCPPGPHVFLLVVDLSLPFPQEHRISIEEHLGLFGDRIWSHVIVLFTRTVSLKDESIEQHIQNQGEDLQQIIQRCGHRYHIFDIDNKGNGVEELLVKIDGVVTVNNGKHFETDDEKLLEVKKKREEIQERAKARQTMVQEKTEQLTEKGDVFSLRSLRVVLVGWILAGKSVSRKHHLE from the exons ATGGATCAAG AGATAAGAGTGGTTGTTGTGGGTTCCCAGTTCTCTGAAAAAGCAGCAGTGATTAACAGTATTTTTGGTGATGAAGTTGAGTTGGACAGATTCTTTCTAAAGTCTGTGAGGAGAGAAGGTGACGTGAATGGAAGGAAGATCACTCTGATTAACACAACCTGCTGGTGGAAGGAGTACAGTACGAAGGATTTGCCAGAAGTGGtcaaacaggaactggtgtgcaGTGTCTTCCTGTGTCCACCAGGACCTCATGTTTTTCTGCTGGTCGTTGATCTCAGTTTGCCTTTTCCTCAAGAACACAGAATCAGTATTGAGGAACATCTTGGTCTCTTTGGAGACAGAATCTGGTCACACGTCATAGTACTCTTTACACGAACAGTTTCACTGAAAGATGAATCCATTGAGCAGCACATACAGAATCAAGGAGAAGATCTGCAGCAGATCATCCAGAGATGTGGACACAGATACCACATCTTTGATATTGACAATAAAGGTAATGGAGTTGAAGAACTGCTCGTGAAGATTGATGGTGTTGTGACTGTAAACAATGGCAAACACTTTGAAACTGATGATGAAAAACTACTTGAggtgaagaaaaagagagaagaaaTTCAAGAGAGAGCAAAAGCCAGACAAACAATGGTGCAGGAAAAAACAGAACAGCTGACAGAAAAAG GTGACGTGTTTTCACTCCGATCACTGAGAGTTGTTCTGGTGGGTTGGATCCTTGCTGGGAAAAGTGTCAGCAGGAAACACCATCTTGAATGA